From Cannabis sativa cultivar Pink pepper isolate KNU-18-1 chromosome 8, ASM2916894v1, whole genome shotgun sequence, a single genomic window includes:
- the LOC115699291 gene encoding zinc finger CCCH domain-containing protein 13 isoform X2 has product MVERKLFKTKLCVLHQKGRCSRQNCSFAHGNVELRRLSSPIHGRRGFEDGDLRDKLDRRHSPRQTYSPDRDARGPSRSLDKESDRKHKKRQRLDGQSDGSGSLRISDGANDRGKEGKFASDSRGVVVEQLKQVQEDINRLDHQKSQLGVIVEERVQEVESLTSKIHELEAQLHREKEENRRILSKINKFVKAHDHCIQIRDRLKRSETRLHKLADELGSDINKIGANEEDSNINIVSDGEVAGFPVNPQSEQQNNVSPSNRRLDGGWGPTEQYATVKRASRWNIPAQSNNDKEIQAVATGNGRPRPISKEGKHENNNFVNLGSADKQKKTLESGFLQPSTSMAAHAIDEDVDIELDFNVEATGTDSIRVVDAYEIDGLPLALPLPPLILKNNYSQYEGNDEDIDVDGVEEMEHVDIF; this is encoded by the exons ATGGTTGAACGGAAGCTCTTCAAGACGAAACTCTGCGTCTTGCATCAGAAAGGTCGGTGTTCTCGTCAGAATTGCTCCTTCGCTCATGGAAACGTGGAGCTCCGGCGTTTATCAAGCCCTATTCATG GAAGGAGGGGATTTGAAGATGGTGACTTAAGGGATAAACTAGATAGACGGCATTCTCCACGACAAACATATTCACCTGATAGAGACGCAAGAGGTCCATCTAGGTCTCTTGATAAAGAAAG TGACAGAAAACATAAGAAAAGGCAGCGGTTAGATGGTCAGAGTGACGGATCTGGAAGTTTGAGAATATCAGATGGTGCAAACGATCGGGGTAAGGAAGGAAAGTTTGCAAGTGATTCAAGAGGTGTTGTTGTTGAGcag CTAAAGCAAGTGCAGGAAGATATCAACAGGCTTGATCACCAAAAATCTCAACTGGGG GTTATAGTAGAAGAGAGGGTTCAAGAAGTGGAAAGTCTTACATCTAAAATTCACGAGCTTGAGGCTCAGCTACACAGAGAAAAAGAGGAAAATAGAAG GATCTTGTCAAAAATCAACAAGTTTGTCAAGGCACATGATCATTGTATACAGATACGAGATAGACTGAAGAG ATCAGAAACTCGGCTTCATAAGTTGGCGGATGAGCTTGGCTCCGATATCAACAAAATTGGTGCCAATGAAGAGGATTCAAACATTAATATTGTGAGTGATGGAGAGGTAGCTGGTTTCCCTGTCAACCCACAGAGTGAGCAACAGAATAATGTTTCTCCAAGCAACAGAAGGCTGGATGGTGGTTGGGGTCCCACAGAACAATATG CCACAGTGAAGAGAGCTTCTCGGTGGAATATTCCTGCTCAATCAAATAATGACAAGGAGATTCAGGCTGTGGCTACTGGGAATGGCAGACCAAGACCCATCTCAAAAGAAGGAAAACATGAGAACAATAATTTTGTCAATCTTGGGTCAGCAGATAAG CAGAAAAAGACATTGGAATCAGGATTTTTGCAACCATCAACCAGCATGGCTGCCCATGCAATTGATGAAGATGTCGACATTGAATTGGATTTTAATGTTGAAGCAACTGGGACTGATTCTATAAGGGTTGTGGATGCATATGAGATAGATGGCTTGCCACTTGCACTTCCCCTACCTCCTCTGATCCTAAAAAACAATTACTCGCAG TATGAGGGTAACGATGAGGACATAGACGTGGATGGTGTCGAGGAGATGGAGCATGTTGATATTTTTTGA
- the LOC115699291 gene encoding zinc finger CCCH domain-containing protein 13 isoform X6, with product MVERKLFKTKLCVLHQKGRCSRQNCSFAHGNVELRRLSSPIHGRRGFEDGDLRDKLDRRHSPRQTYSPDRDARGPSRSLDKERKHKKRQRLDGQSDGSGSLRISDGANDRGKEGKFASDSRGVVVEQLKQVQEDINRLDHQKSQLGVIVEERVQEVESLTSKIHELEAQLHREKEENRRILSKINKFVKAHDHCIQIRDRLKRSETRLHKLADELGSDINKIGANEEDSNINIVSDGEVAGFPVNPQSEQQNNVSPSNRRLDGGWGPTEQYATVKRASRWNIPAQSNNDKEIQAVATGNGRPRPISKEGKHENNNFVNLGSADKQKKTLESGFLQPSTSMAAHAIDEDVDIELDFNVEATGTDSIRVVDAYEIDGLPLALPLPPLILKNNYSQYEGNDEDIDVDGVEEMEHVDIF from the exons ATGGTTGAACGGAAGCTCTTCAAGACGAAACTCTGCGTCTTGCATCAGAAAGGTCGGTGTTCTCGTCAGAATTGCTCCTTCGCTCATGGAAACGTGGAGCTCCGGCGTTTATCAAGCCCTATTCATG GAAGGAGGGGATTTGAAGATGGTGACTTAAGGGATAAACTAGATAGACGGCATTCTCCACGACAAACATATTCACCTGATAGAGACGCAAGAGGTCCATCTAGGTCTCTTGATAAAGAAAG AAAACATAAGAAAAGGCAGCGGTTAGATGGTCAGAGTGACGGATCTGGAAGTTTGAGAATATCAGATGGTGCAAACGATCGGGGTAAGGAAGGAAAGTTTGCAAGTGATTCAAGAGGTGTTGTTGTTGAGcag CTAAAGCAAGTGCAGGAAGATATCAACAGGCTTGATCACCAAAAATCTCAACTGGGG GTTATAGTAGAAGAGAGGGTTCAAGAAGTGGAAAGTCTTACATCTAAAATTCACGAGCTTGAGGCTCAGCTACACAGAGAAAAAGAGGAAAATAGAAG GATCTTGTCAAAAATCAACAAGTTTGTCAAGGCACATGATCATTGTATACAGATACGAGATAGACTGAAGAG ATCAGAAACTCGGCTTCATAAGTTGGCGGATGAGCTTGGCTCCGATATCAACAAAATTGGTGCCAATGAAGAGGATTCAAACATTAATATTGTGAGTGATGGAGAGGTAGCTGGTTTCCCTGTCAACCCACAGAGTGAGCAACAGAATAATGTTTCTCCAAGCAACAGAAGGCTGGATGGTGGTTGGGGTCCCACAGAACAATATG CCACAGTGAAGAGAGCTTCTCGGTGGAATATTCCTGCTCAATCAAATAATGACAAGGAGATTCAGGCTGTGGCTACTGGGAATGGCAGACCAAGACCCATCTCAAAAGAAGGAAAACATGAGAACAATAATTTTGTCAATCTTGGGTCAGCAGATAAG CAGAAAAAGACATTGGAATCAGGATTTTTGCAACCATCAACCAGCATGGCTGCCCATGCAATTGATGAAGATGTCGACATTGAATTGGATTTTAATGTTGAAGCAACTGGGACTGATTCTATAAGGGTTGTGGATGCATATGAGATAGATGGCTTGCCACTTGCACTTCCCCTACCTCCTCTGATCCTAAAAAACAATTACTCGCAG TATGAGGGTAACGATGAGGACATAGACGTGGATGGTGTCGAGGAGATGGAGCATGTTGATATTTTTTGA
- the LOC115699291 gene encoding zinc finger CCCH domain-containing protein 13 isoform X1 encodes MVERKLFKTKLCVLHQKGRCSRQNCSFAHGNVELRRLSSPIHGRRGFEDGDLRDKLDRRHSPRQTYSPDRDARGPSRSLDKESDRKHKKRQRLDGQSDGSGSLRISDGANDRGKEGKFASDSRGVVVEQLKQVQEDINRLDHQKSQLGVIVEERVQEVESLTSKIHELEAQLHREKEENRRILSKINKFVKAHDHCIQIRDRLKRSETRLHKLADELGSDINKIGANEEDSNINIVSDGEVAGFPVNPQSEQQNNVSPSNRRLDGGWGPTEQYATVKRASRWNIPAQSNNDKEIQAVATGNGRPRPISKEGKHENNNFVNLGSADKQKKTLESGFLQPSTSMAAHAIDEDVDIELDFNVEATGTDSIRVVDAYEIDGLPLALPLPPLILKNNYSQYEGNDEDIDVDGVEEMEHVDILI; translated from the exons ATGGTTGAACGGAAGCTCTTCAAGACGAAACTCTGCGTCTTGCATCAGAAAGGTCGGTGTTCTCGTCAGAATTGCTCCTTCGCTCATGGAAACGTGGAGCTCCGGCGTTTATCAAGCCCTATTCATG GAAGGAGGGGATTTGAAGATGGTGACTTAAGGGATAAACTAGATAGACGGCATTCTCCACGACAAACATATTCACCTGATAGAGACGCAAGAGGTCCATCTAGGTCTCTTGATAAAGAAAG TGACAGAAAACATAAGAAAAGGCAGCGGTTAGATGGTCAGAGTGACGGATCTGGAAGTTTGAGAATATCAGATGGTGCAAACGATCGGGGTAAGGAAGGAAAGTTTGCAAGTGATTCAAGAGGTGTTGTTGTTGAGcag CTAAAGCAAGTGCAGGAAGATATCAACAGGCTTGATCACCAAAAATCTCAACTGGGG GTTATAGTAGAAGAGAGGGTTCAAGAAGTGGAAAGTCTTACATCTAAAATTCACGAGCTTGAGGCTCAGCTACACAGAGAAAAAGAGGAAAATAGAAG GATCTTGTCAAAAATCAACAAGTTTGTCAAGGCACATGATCATTGTATACAGATACGAGATAGACTGAAGAG ATCAGAAACTCGGCTTCATAAGTTGGCGGATGAGCTTGGCTCCGATATCAACAAAATTGGTGCCAATGAAGAGGATTCAAACATTAATATTGTGAGTGATGGAGAGGTAGCTGGTTTCCCTGTCAACCCACAGAGTGAGCAACAGAATAATGTTTCTCCAAGCAACAGAAGGCTGGATGGTGGTTGGGGTCCCACAGAACAATATG CCACAGTGAAGAGAGCTTCTCGGTGGAATATTCCTGCTCAATCAAATAATGACAAGGAGATTCAGGCTGTGGCTACTGGGAATGGCAGACCAAGACCCATCTCAAAAGAAGGAAAACATGAGAACAATAATTTTGTCAATCTTGGGTCAGCAGATAAG CAGAAAAAGACATTGGAATCAGGATTTTTGCAACCATCAACCAGCATGGCTGCCCATGCAATTGATGAAGATGTCGACATTGAATTGGATTTTAATGTTGAAGCAACTGGGACTGATTCTATAAGGGTTGTGGATGCATATGAGATAGATGGCTTGCCACTTGCACTTCCCCTACCTCCTCTGATCCTAAAAAACAATTACTCGCAG TATGAGGGTAACGATGAGGACATAGACGTGGATGGTGTCGAGGAGATGGAGCATGTTGATA TTTTAATTTAA
- the LOC115699291 gene encoding zinc finger CCCH domain-containing protein 13 isoform X7 produces the protein MYGRRGFEDGDLRDKLDRRHSPRQTYSPDRDARGPSRSLDKESDRKHKKRQRLDGQSDGSGSLRISDGANDRGKEGKFASDSRGVVVEQLKQVQEDINRLDHQKSQLGVIVEERVQEVESLTSKIHELEAQLHREKEENRRILSKINKFVKAHDHCIQIRDRLKRSETRLHKLADELGSDINKIGANEEDSNINIVSDGEVAGFPVNPQSEQQNNVSPSNRRLDGGWGPTEQYATVKRASRWNIPAQSNNDKEIQAVATGNGRPRPISKEGKHENNNFVNLGSADKQKKTLESGFLQPSTSMAAHAIDEDVDIELDFNVEATGTDSIRVVDAYEIDGLPLALPLPPLILKNNYSQYEGNDEDIDVDGVEEMEHVDILI, from the exons ATGTATG GAAGGAGGGGATTTGAAGATGGTGACTTAAGGGATAAACTAGATAGACGGCATTCTCCACGACAAACATATTCACCTGATAGAGACGCAAGAGGTCCATCTAGGTCTCTTGATAAAGAAAG TGACAGAAAACATAAGAAAAGGCAGCGGTTAGATGGTCAGAGTGACGGATCTGGAAGTTTGAGAATATCAGATGGTGCAAACGATCGGGGTAAGGAAGGAAAGTTTGCAAGTGATTCAAGAGGTGTTGTTGTTGAGcag CTAAAGCAAGTGCAGGAAGATATCAACAGGCTTGATCACCAAAAATCTCAACTGGGG GTTATAGTAGAAGAGAGGGTTCAAGAAGTGGAAAGTCTTACATCTAAAATTCACGAGCTTGAGGCTCAGCTACACAGAGAAAAAGAGGAAAATAGAAG GATCTTGTCAAAAATCAACAAGTTTGTCAAGGCACATGATCATTGTATACAGATACGAGATAGACTGAAGAG ATCAGAAACTCGGCTTCATAAGTTGGCGGATGAGCTTGGCTCCGATATCAACAAAATTGGTGCCAATGAAGAGGATTCAAACATTAATATTGTGAGTGATGGAGAGGTAGCTGGTTTCCCTGTCAACCCACAGAGTGAGCAACAGAATAATGTTTCTCCAAGCAACAGAAGGCTGGATGGTGGTTGGGGTCCCACAGAACAATATG CCACAGTGAAGAGAGCTTCTCGGTGGAATATTCCTGCTCAATCAAATAATGACAAGGAGATTCAGGCTGTGGCTACTGGGAATGGCAGACCAAGACCCATCTCAAAAGAAGGAAAACATGAGAACAATAATTTTGTCAATCTTGGGTCAGCAGATAAG CAGAAAAAGACATTGGAATCAGGATTTTTGCAACCATCAACCAGCATGGCTGCCCATGCAATTGATGAAGATGTCGACATTGAATTGGATTTTAATGTTGAAGCAACTGGGACTGATTCTATAAGGGTTGTGGATGCATATGAGATAGATGGCTTGCCACTTGCACTTCCCCTACCTCCTCTGATCCTAAAAAACAATTACTCGCAG TATGAGGGTAACGATGAGGACATAGACGTGGATGGTGTCGAGGAGATGGAGCATGTTGATA TTTTAATTTAA
- the LOC115699291 gene encoding zinc finger CCCH domain-containing protein 13 isoform X5, with amino-acid sequence MVERKLFKTKLCVLHQKGRCSRQNCSFAHGNVELRRLSSPIHGRRGFEDGDLRDKLDRRHSPRQTYSPDRDARGPSRSLDKERKHKKRQRLDGQSDGSGSLRISDGANDRGKEGKFASDSRGVVVEQLKQVQEDINRLDHQKSQLGVIVEERVQEVESLTSKIHELEAQLHREKEENRRILSKINKFVKAHDHCIQIRDRLKRSETRLHKLADELGSDINKIGANEEDSNINIVSDGEVAGFPVNPQSEQQNNVSPSNRRLDGGWGPTEQYATVKRASRWNIPAQSNNDKEIQAVATGNGRPRPISKEGKHENNNFVNLGSADKQKKTLESGFLQPSTSMAAHAIDEDVDIELDFNVEATGTDSIRVVDAYEIDGLPLALPLPPLILKNNYSQYEGNDEDIDVDGVEEMEHVDILI; translated from the exons ATGGTTGAACGGAAGCTCTTCAAGACGAAACTCTGCGTCTTGCATCAGAAAGGTCGGTGTTCTCGTCAGAATTGCTCCTTCGCTCATGGAAACGTGGAGCTCCGGCGTTTATCAAGCCCTATTCATG GAAGGAGGGGATTTGAAGATGGTGACTTAAGGGATAAACTAGATAGACGGCATTCTCCACGACAAACATATTCACCTGATAGAGACGCAAGAGGTCCATCTAGGTCTCTTGATAAAGAAAG AAAACATAAGAAAAGGCAGCGGTTAGATGGTCAGAGTGACGGATCTGGAAGTTTGAGAATATCAGATGGTGCAAACGATCGGGGTAAGGAAGGAAAGTTTGCAAGTGATTCAAGAGGTGTTGTTGTTGAGcag CTAAAGCAAGTGCAGGAAGATATCAACAGGCTTGATCACCAAAAATCTCAACTGGGG GTTATAGTAGAAGAGAGGGTTCAAGAAGTGGAAAGTCTTACATCTAAAATTCACGAGCTTGAGGCTCAGCTACACAGAGAAAAAGAGGAAAATAGAAG GATCTTGTCAAAAATCAACAAGTTTGTCAAGGCACATGATCATTGTATACAGATACGAGATAGACTGAAGAG ATCAGAAACTCGGCTTCATAAGTTGGCGGATGAGCTTGGCTCCGATATCAACAAAATTGGTGCCAATGAAGAGGATTCAAACATTAATATTGTGAGTGATGGAGAGGTAGCTGGTTTCCCTGTCAACCCACAGAGTGAGCAACAGAATAATGTTTCTCCAAGCAACAGAAGGCTGGATGGTGGTTGGGGTCCCACAGAACAATATG CCACAGTGAAGAGAGCTTCTCGGTGGAATATTCCTGCTCAATCAAATAATGACAAGGAGATTCAGGCTGTGGCTACTGGGAATGGCAGACCAAGACCCATCTCAAAAGAAGGAAAACATGAGAACAATAATTTTGTCAATCTTGGGTCAGCAGATAAG CAGAAAAAGACATTGGAATCAGGATTTTTGCAACCATCAACCAGCATGGCTGCCCATGCAATTGATGAAGATGTCGACATTGAATTGGATTTTAATGTTGAAGCAACTGGGACTGATTCTATAAGGGTTGTGGATGCATATGAGATAGATGGCTTGCCACTTGCACTTCCCCTACCTCCTCTGATCCTAAAAAACAATTACTCGCAG TATGAGGGTAACGATGAGGACATAGACGTGGATGGTGTCGAGGAGATGGAGCATGTTGATA TTTTAATTTAA
- the LOC115699291 gene encoding zinc finger CCCH domain-containing protein 13 isoform X4, producing MVERKLFKTKLCVLHQKGRCSRQNCSFAHGNVELRRLSSPIHGRRGFEDGDLRDKLDRRHSPRQTYSPDRDARGPSRSLDKESDRKHKKRQRLDGQSDGSGSLRISDGANDRGKEGKFASDSRGVVVEQLKQVQEDINRLDHQKSQLGVIVEERVQEVESLTSKIHELEAQLHREKEENRRILSKINKFVKAHDHCIQIRDRLKRSETRLHKLADELGSDINKIGANEEDSNINIVSDGEVAGFPVNPQSEQQNNVSPSNRRLDGGWGPTEQYATVKRASRWNIPAQSNNDKEIQAVATGNGRPRPISKEGKHENNNFVNLGSADKKKTLESGFLQPSTSMAAHAIDEDVDIELDFNVEATGTDSIRVVDAYEIDGLPLALPLPPLILKNNYSQYEGNDEDIDVDGVEEMEHVDIF from the exons ATGGTTGAACGGAAGCTCTTCAAGACGAAACTCTGCGTCTTGCATCAGAAAGGTCGGTGTTCTCGTCAGAATTGCTCCTTCGCTCATGGAAACGTGGAGCTCCGGCGTTTATCAAGCCCTATTCATG GAAGGAGGGGATTTGAAGATGGTGACTTAAGGGATAAACTAGATAGACGGCATTCTCCACGACAAACATATTCACCTGATAGAGACGCAAGAGGTCCATCTAGGTCTCTTGATAAAGAAAG TGACAGAAAACATAAGAAAAGGCAGCGGTTAGATGGTCAGAGTGACGGATCTGGAAGTTTGAGAATATCAGATGGTGCAAACGATCGGGGTAAGGAAGGAAAGTTTGCAAGTGATTCAAGAGGTGTTGTTGTTGAGcag CTAAAGCAAGTGCAGGAAGATATCAACAGGCTTGATCACCAAAAATCTCAACTGGGG GTTATAGTAGAAGAGAGGGTTCAAGAAGTGGAAAGTCTTACATCTAAAATTCACGAGCTTGAGGCTCAGCTACACAGAGAAAAAGAGGAAAATAGAAG GATCTTGTCAAAAATCAACAAGTTTGTCAAGGCACATGATCATTGTATACAGATACGAGATAGACTGAAGAG ATCAGAAACTCGGCTTCATAAGTTGGCGGATGAGCTTGGCTCCGATATCAACAAAATTGGTGCCAATGAAGAGGATTCAAACATTAATATTGTGAGTGATGGAGAGGTAGCTGGTTTCCCTGTCAACCCACAGAGTGAGCAACAGAATAATGTTTCTCCAAGCAACAGAAGGCTGGATGGTGGTTGGGGTCCCACAGAACAATATG CCACAGTGAAGAGAGCTTCTCGGTGGAATATTCCTGCTCAATCAAATAATGACAAGGAGATTCAGGCTGTGGCTACTGGGAATGGCAGACCAAGACCCATCTCAAAAGAAGGAAAACATGAGAACAATAATTTTGTCAATCTTGGGTCAGCAGATAAG AAAAAGACATTGGAATCAGGATTTTTGCAACCATCAACCAGCATGGCTGCCCATGCAATTGATGAAGATGTCGACATTGAATTGGATTTTAATGTTGAAGCAACTGGGACTGATTCTATAAGGGTTGTGGATGCATATGAGATAGATGGCTTGCCACTTGCACTTCCCCTACCTCCTCTGATCCTAAAAAACAATTACTCGCAG TATGAGGGTAACGATGAGGACATAGACGTGGATGGTGTCGAGGAGATGGAGCATGTTGATATTTTTTGA
- the LOC115699291 gene encoding zinc finger CCCH domain-containing protein 13 isoform X3, with product MVERKLFKTKLCVLHQKGRCSRQNCSFAHGNVELRRLSSPIHGRRGFEDGDLRDKLDRRHSPRQTYSPDRDARGPSRSLDKESDRKHKKRQRLDGQSDGSGSLRISDGANDRGKEGKFASDSRGVVVEQLKQVQEDINRLDHQKSQLGVIVEERVQEVESLTSKIHELEAQLHREKEENRRILSKINKFVKAHDHCIQIRDRLKRSETRLHKLADELGSDINKIGANEEDSNINIVSDGEVAGFPVNPQSEQQNNVSPSNRRLDGGWGPTEQYATVKRASRWNIPAQSNNDKEIQAVATGNGRPRPISKEGKHENNNFVNLGSADKKKTLESGFLQPSTSMAAHAIDEDVDIELDFNVEATGTDSIRVVDAYEIDGLPLALPLPPLILKNNYSQYEGNDEDIDVDGVEEMEHVDILI from the exons ATGGTTGAACGGAAGCTCTTCAAGACGAAACTCTGCGTCTTGCATCAGAAAGGTCGGTGTTCTCGTCAGAATTGCTCCTTCGCTCATGGAAACGTGGAGCTCCGGCGTTTATCAAGCCCTATTCATG GAAGGAGGGGATTTGAAGATGGTGACTTAAGGGATAAACTAGATAGACGGCATTCTCCACGACAAACATATTCACCTGATAGAGACGCAAGAGGTCCATCTAGGTCTCTTGATAAAGAAAG TGACAGAAAACATAAGAAAAGGCAGCGGTTAGATGGTCAGAGTGACGGATCTGGAAGTTTGAGAATATCAGATGGTGCAAACGATCGGGGTAAGGAAGGAAAGTTTGCAAGTGATTCAAGAGGTGTTGTTGTTGAGcag CTAAAGCAAGTGCAGGAAGATATCAACAGGCTTGATCACCAAAAATCTCAACTGGGG GTTATAGTAGAAGAGAGGGTTCAAGAAGTGGAAAGTCTTACATCTAAAATTCACGAGCTTGAGGCTCAGCTACACAGAGAAAAAGAGGAAAATAGAAG GATCTTGTCAAAAATCAACAAGTTTGTCAAGGCACATGATCATTGTATACAGATACGAGATAGACTGAAGAG ATCAGAAACTCGGCTTCATAAGTTGGCGGATGAGCTTGGCTCCGATATCAACAAAATTGGTGCCAATGAAGAGGATTCAAACATTAATATTGTGAGTGATGGAGAGGTAGCTGGTTTCCCTGTCAACCCACAGAGTGAGCAACAGAATAATGTTTCTCCAAGCAACAGAAGGCTGGATGGTGGTTGGGGTCCCACAGAACAATATG CCACAGTGAAGAGAGCTTCTCGGTGGAATATTCCTGCTCAATCAAATAATGACAAGGAGATTCAGGCTGTGGCTACTGGGAATGGCAGACCAAGACCCATCTCAAAAGAAGGAAAACATGAGAACAATAATTTTGTCAATCTTGGGTCAGCAGATAAG AAAAAGACATTGGAATCAGGATTTTTGCAACCATCAACCAGCATGGCTGCCCATGCAATTGATGAAGATGTCGACATTGAATTGGATTTTAATGTTGAAGCAACTGGGACTGATTCTATAAGGGTTGTGGATGCATATGAGATAGATGGCTTGCCACTTGCACTTCCCCTACCTCCTCTGATCCTAAAAAACAATTACTCGCAG TATGAGGGTAACGATGAGGACATAGACGTGGATGGTGTCGAGGAGATGGAGCATGTTGATA TTTTAATTTAA
- the LOC115699291 gene encoding zinc finger CCCH domain-containing protein 13 isoform X8, translating into MYGRRGFEDGDLRDKLDRRHSPRQTYSPDRDARGPSRSLDKERKHKKRQRLDGQSDGSGSLRISDGANDRGKEGKFASDSRGVVVEQLKQVQEDINRLDHQKSQLGVIVEERVQEVESLTSKIHELEAQLHREKEENRRILSKINKFVKAHDHCIQIRDRLKRSETRLHKLADELGSDINKIGANEEDSNINIVSDGEVAGFPVNPQSEQQNNVSPSNRRLDGGWGPTEQYATVKRASRWNIPAQSNNDKEIQAVATGNGRPRPISKEGKHENNNFVNLGSADKQKKTLESGFLQPSTSMAAHAIDEDVDIELDFNVEATGTDSIRVVDAYEIDGLPLALPLPPLILKNNYSQYEGNDEDIDVDGVEEMEHVDILI; encoded by the exons ATGTATG GAAGGAGGGGATTTGAAGATGGTGACTTAAGGGATAAACTAGATAGACGGCATTCTCCACGACAAACATATTCACCTGATAGAGACGCAAGAGGTCCATCTAGGTCTCTTGATAAAGAAAG AAAACATAAGAAAAGGCAGCGGTTAGATGGTCAGAGTGACGGATCTGGAAGTTTGAGAATATCAGATGGTGCAAACGATCGGGGTAAGGAAGGAAAGTTTGCAAGTGATTCAAGAGGTGTTGTTGTTGAGcag CTAAAGCAAGTGCAGGAAGATATCAACAGGCTTGATCACCAAAAATCTCAACTGGGG GTTATAGTAGAAGAGAGGGTTCAAGAAGTGGAAAGTCTTACATCTAAAATTCACGAGCTTGAGGCTCAGCTACACAGAGAAAAAGAGGAAAATAGAAG GATCTTGTCAAAAATCAACAAGTTTGTCAAGGCACATGATCATTGTATACAGATACGAGATAGACTGAAGAG ATCAGAAACTCGGCTTCATAAGTTGGCGGATGAGCTTGGCTCCGATATCAACAAAATTGGTGCCAATGAAGAGGATTCAAACATTAATATTGTGAGTGATGGAGAGGTAGCTGGTTTCCCTGTCAACCCACAGAGTGAGCAACAGAATAATGTTTCTCCAAGCAACAGAAGGCTGGATGGTGGTTGGGGTCCCACAGAACAATATG CCACAGTGAAGAGAGCTTCTCGGTGGAATATTCCTGCTCAATCAAATAATGACAAGGAGATTCAGGCTGTGGCTACTGGGAATGGCAGACCAAGACCCATCTCAAAAGAAGGAAAACATGAGAACAATAATTTTGTCAATCTTGGGTCAGCAGATAAG CAGAAAAAGACATTGGAATCAGGATTTTTGCAACCATCAACCAGCATGGCTGCCCATGCAATTGATGAAGATGTCGACATTGAATTGGATTTTAATGTTGAAGCAACTGGGACTGATTCTATAAGGGTTGTGGATGCATATGAGATAGATGGCTTGCCACTTGCACTTCCCCTACCTCCTCTGATCCTAAAAAACAATTACTCGCAG TATGAGGGTAACGATGAGGACATAGACGTGGATGGTGTCGAGGAGATGGAGCATGTTGATA TTTTAATTTAA